From the genome of Vanessa tameamea isolate UH-Manoa-2023 chromosome 16, ilVanTame1 primary haplotype, whole genome shotgun sequence, one region includes:
- the LOC113394229 gene encoding uncharacterized protein LOC113394229: protein MASSFLRTNVIIRNFKKPFYQNKRNSGYVVLIPEIGEDGDKSTLLSDNGLPEFNDITIEKCIATISKQSLEYENGVRQIEESSLNCKNAFVEIFHPLEKLDNELELTWGMAKTLYLGNSSLMPTKSYIQIHERAHKARSSKFNSIPIFHAAVNEKNRLKKITDEEQRLLDKYILEGKLNGLDIKGVKRERLNNILTDIQKQRGIVRDKVNIATKIFSSIINNEQVAKEFPESLAKSMSVNNDANKGPWKLTLQPHIFEPFMQYCPDRELRWNAWQAHVQRCSGYGNKDLETSTVIEKLRSLRLEQATILGYDTFVDMSMETKMAGSIDNVLNVLDNLLESARPMQDLELQSLQNFANERGFDKNLELWDIPYWQRKQKWSLYNFDENKIREYFPLPKVVNSLFNLCCTLFKIQIVERSDVHTWHKDVKFYDIYDETSNRPIAGFYLDPYAREDEKIRVYDDAGWHVSIRNKSSISSTQPLSALIFNFQAPVNGQQSLLSFKEVNVLFKRFGHSLRHLLTKANYSEVAGLSNVEWDAAEVCGQVMTHWLYDPNTIQGISGHYRTDEPLPDDIIKNIQNIRRHMSGYDLCKELYLSRLDLELHSKKTFWRDLVQQLWPKYNALPFDKYDSHPLSFTKIFSEEWGAAYYCHLWSKMIAADIYSAFDEARTGDQNIIAIGKRYKDTFLATGGSCHPSEVFRRFRGRDPSPHALLNNLGLTKNTVEE, encoded by the exons ATGGCTTCATCTTTTTTACGTACTAATGTGATAATCAGAAATTTTAAAAAGcctttttatcaaaataaacgcAACTCTGGATATGTCGTCct AATCCCAGAAATAGGCGAAGATGGAGATAAGAGCACTCTTCTATCAGATAATGGATTGCcagaatttaatgatattaccATTGAGAAATGTATCGCAACTATCAGCAAACAGAGTTTGGAATATGAAAATGGAGTAAGACAAATAGAAGAATCAAGCTTGAATTGCAAAAATGCATTTGTTGAGATTTTTCATCCACTCGAAAAGTTAGATAACGAATTGGAACTAACATGGGGTATGGCGAAAACTTTGTATCTAGGAAATAGTTCTTTAATGCCCACCAAATCATACATTCAAATTCATGAAAGAGCACATAAAGCCAGGTCCTCAAAATTCAATAGCATACCAATTTTTCATGCTGCCGTTAATGAGAAAAATCGACTGAAGAAAATAACTGATGAAGAACAAAGGCTTTTAGATAAGTATATTCTAGAAGGAAAACTAAATGGTCTTGACATTAAAGGTGTGAAACGTGAGAGGCTCAACAATATTCTAACTGATATACAAAAACAGAGAGGCATAGTCAGGGATAAAGTTAATATTGCCACAAAAATTTTTagtagtataattaataatgaacaagTGGCAAAGGAATTTCCAGAAAGCCTTGCTAAATCGATGTCAGTTAATAATGATGCTAACAAAGGCCCATGGAAGCTTACACTACAACCTCACATCTTTGAACCTTTCATGCAATATTGCCCTGATAGAGAGCTAAGGTGGAATGCTTGGCAGGCGCATGTACAACGTTGTTCAGGTTATGGAAACAAAGATTTAGAAACAAGTACCGTTATAGAAAAGTTACGTAGCTTACGGTTGGAGCAAGCAACAATATTAGGATATGATACTTTTGTAGATATGAGCATGGAAACTAAAATGGCAGGTTCAATTGATAATGTGTTAAATGTACTTGATAATCTGCTTGAAAGTGCACGACCAATGCAAGATCTTGAACTTCAATCACTTCAAAATTTCGCAAACGAGAGAGGATTTGACAAAAACCTTGAACTCTGGGACATTCCATACTGGCAAAGGAAACAGAAATGGTCACTTTATAATttcgatgaaaataaaatacgagaGTATTTTCCGCTTCCCAAAGTTGTTAATAGCCTATTCAATTTATGTTGCacattgtttaaaattcaaatcgttGAAAGGTCAGATGTTCATACATGGCATAAAGATGTTAAATTTTACGATATTTATGATGAAACAAGCAATAGACCGATAGCTGGTTTTTATTTAGACCCGTATGCTAGGGAGGATGAAAAAATTCGAGTTTATGATGATGCTGGATGGCATGTATCGATACGCAACAAAAGTTCCATATCCTCTACCCAGCCTCTTTCTGCCCTAATTTTTAACTTCCAAGCTCCAGTTAATGGCCAACAGTCATTGCTTTCTTTTAAGGAGGTAAATGTTTTGTTCAAACGATTTGGCCACTCACTACGGCATTTACTAACTAAAGCAAATTATTCTGAAGTTGCTGGATTATCAAATGTGGAATGGGACGCGGCAGAAGTTTGCGGCCAAGTAATGACACATTGGCTTTACGACCCGAATACCATTCAAGGAATTAGTGGTCATTACAGAACAGATGAACCATTACCCGATgacataatcaaaaatattcaaaatataagaaGACATATGTCTGGTTATGATTTATGTAAGGAGCTATATCTCTCTCGTCTCGATTTGGAATTGCACTCAAAGAAGACCTTTTGGAGAGATCTAGTGCAGCAACTGTGGCCGAAGTATAATGCTCTGCCGTTCGATAAATACGATTCTCATCCACTTTCATTCACGAAAATATTCTCTGAAGAGTGGGGTGCAGCGTATTACTGCCATTTATGGTCGAAAATGATCGCAGCTGACATTTACAGTGCTTTTGATGAAGCCAGGACAGGAGACCAAAACATTATAGCCATCGGAAAAAGATATAAAGATACGTTCCTAGCCACTGGTGGCAGTTGTCATCCCAGTGAAGTATTTAGAAGGTTCCGGGGTAGAGATCCGTCGCCGCACGCATTGCTGAACAATCTTGGTCTTACAAAAAATACTGTAGAAGAATAG
- the LOC113394231 gene encoding dynein axonemal assembly factor 4-like, which translates to MPIVIKDYTWNQNSSNIQLRVPIPSVYKEKVDLFSSDCYIKANFNPFFFELFLMHDVDMTKSKCTIVHDNCLLIDLVKKEDRIWSDLEKILSKEDKKEIRQKVLEKCQEKAKNEAENKAIMKSNLARFTVQQAMDIDNKQHIIMDSRRDEECKKAMGELEMWKNNTNKSSGVKITELPSSEDEHSQNKVCIASAKQIPMQLKVRSEYIEKKKEETAKRVLPKLREMAQVEITHTPRSFPTPSRESTAREEDIWLKNITLARRATGFVSEDLRPEEQDPQWCKEKGDDFFRSGNFLGAISAYTHGITLSDKLPSLFANRAAAHFSLGNFNKCANDCSTALDLMKPACERNRRSRGKCIARRAAALARLGYLNKAIDEMRAAAKLLPDDENLKKDIYDMERAWEQDPDSE; encoded by the exons ATGCCTATTGTAATAAAAGATTACACATGGAATCAAAACTCCTCAAATATACAATTGAGGGTTCCCATACCCTCtgtttataaagaaaaagtaGATCTATTTTCATCTGACTGCTATATCAAAGCGAATTTCAACCcttttttctttgaattatttttaatgcatgaTGTTGATATGACAAAAAGTAAATGTACAATAGTACACGATAATTGTCTTCTTATAGATTTAGTTAAGAAAGAAGACCGCATTTGGAgtgatttagaaaaaatattatccaaaGAAGATAAAAAGGAAATAAGGCAAAAAGTCCTTGAAAAATGTCAAGAAAAGGCTAAGAACGAAGCtgaaaataaagcaataatgaAAAGCAATTTGGCTAGGTTTACTGTTCAACAAGCAATGGACATTGATAATAAACAACATATCATAATGGACTCTAGAAGAGATGAAGAGTGCAAAAAGGCAATGGGTGAATTGGAAATGTGgaaaaataataccaataaaaGTTCTGGTGTTAAGATAACCGAACTACCATCTTCGGAAGATGAGCATAGtcaaaataaagtttgtatAGCTAGTGCTAAACAAATTCCGATGCAACTAAAGGTCAGATCAGAATATATCGaaaagaaaaaagaagaaaCTGCAAAAAGGGTTTTGCCAAAACTCAGAGAAATGGCACAAGTAGAAATAACACATACGCCTCGGTCCTTTCCAACACCTAGCAGAGAATCAACTGCTCGAGAAGAAGATATATGGCTAAAAAACATTACACTAGCTCGAAGAGCAActg GTTTTGTTTCGGAAGATTTGCGTCCAGAAGAACAAGACCCGCAATGGTGCAAGGAAAAGGGCGACGATTTTTTTCGCAGTGGAAACTTTTTGGGTGCAATAAGTGCCTACACTCATGGCATTACCCTTTCTGATAAGTTGCCCAGCCTTTTTGCCAATAGAGCTGCTGCACATTTTTCTTTAgggaattttaataaatgt GCGAATGATTGCTCAACTGCTCTAGATTTGATGAAACCAGCTTGCGAAAGAAATCGCCGAAGCCGCGGGAAGTGTATAGCTCGTCGAGCTGCTGCACTTGCTCGCTTAGGATATCTAAATAAAGCCATCGATGAAATGAGAGCAGCAGCAAAATTGTTACCCGATGACGAAAATCTTAAAAAAGACATTTATGATATGGAGCGAGCTTGGGAACAGGATCCAGATTCTGAATAA
- the LOC113394210 gene encoding uncharacterized protein LOC113394210 translates to MTCCLVTTLIFIVLLVFFLRKKDPDAILGIYSVPGKWYYLKYIVFSCLYYYRKYSKKNNGAGTDGQAGQGMRAIANPSEMDRAQPLSEHAKAFDAVFFISAMKDEKEDKGVYIISGCERRPMGMCNGLFYIGLPGKGLLCSKKIPDTVLFGAQIGEFGAEGIMIKPVEPMKKWAVSYKGPMWYQNEPSKVVDVEFNGEWNATSDYFDYDCDLHPPAVIRSIAREKWSRKYFESLKTAHQSHYEQFGEMKCKFKIDKETFEYTLPSFRDHSFGQRRDWTLMHRYAFHHIFLEDGTNISVGVICQPSTATSMEAGTVGLPNGEVLPIKWVDLKLYQHGEGGTAPRDYAFRIQAGDEEYTIQVLVEYESTHYVSQEWDARMVERFCKFIVNGVPGRGVSEFHYRHKDGRPESVAKNDPDWFRKMCHKI, encoded by the exons ATGACATGTTGTTTAGTAACTACATTAATCTTTATTGTTCTATTAGTGTTTTTCTTGAGGAAGAAAGATCCTGATgcaatattaggtatatactcTGTGCCCGGCAaatggtattatttaaaatatatagtgttTTCATGTCTTTATTACTATAGAAAG TATTCGAAGAAAAACAATGGAGCTGGTACGGATGGGCAAGCGGGGCAGGGAATGAGAGCCATAGCAAATCCGTCGGAAATGGATAGAGCGCAACCTCTGAGTGAGCACGCTAAG GCTTTCGACGCAGTATTCTTCATATCGGCGATGAAAGATGAAAAAGAAGATAAGGGCGTGTACATAATATCAGGATGCGAGCGACGACCAATGGGCATGTGCAATGGGCTCTTTTACATCGGG TTGCCGGGTAAAGGTCTTCTGTGCAGCAAGAAGATACCGGATACAGTGCTATTCGGTGCTCAGATTGGTGAATTTGGAGCGGAAGGTATAATGATTAAACCCGTTGAACCAATGAAGAAGTGGGCCGTGTCTTATAAAGGCCCAATGTG GTATCAAAATGAGCCAAGCAAGGTGGTAGACGTCGAATTCAATGGCGAATGGAATGCAACGAGCGACTACTTCGATTACGACTGTGATCTACATCCACCCGCTGTCATCCGATCCATCGCTAGAGAAAAATGGAGCAGGAAATACTTTGAGTCActtaaaac TGCTCACCAATCTCACTATGAACAATTCGGCGAGATGAAATGCAAGTTCAAGATTGACAAGGAGACGTTTGAATATACACTGCCGTCATTCAGAGATCACAGTTTTg GTCAGAGACGAGATTGGACTCTAATGCATAGGTACGCCTTCCATCATATCTTTCTGGAAGATGGTACTAATATCAGCGTGGGAGTTATTTGTCAACCCTCCACAGCCACCAG TATGGAAGCAGGAACGGTGGGTCTGCCCAATGGTGAGGTTTTACCTATAAAGTGGGTAGACCTGAAACTGTACCAGCACGGGGAGGGCGGCACAGCACCCCGGGATTACGCATTCAGAATACAAGCTGGAGATGAGGAGTACACTATCCAG GTTTTGGTGGAGTACGAATCAACCCACTACGTGTCTCAAGAGTGGGACGCGCGAATGGTGGAGCGCTTttgtaaattcatcgtcaacggTGTTCCTGGAAGAGGGGTCTCAGAGTTTCACTACCGTCATAAAGATGGCCGACCAGAGAGCGTGGCTAAAAACGACCCTGATTGGTTTAGGAAAAtgtgtcataaaatataa
- the LOC113394212 gene encoding protein lifeguard 1 — MAQPGYMGPNSFGEDAYPGTFDFTEQSIRRGFIRKVYSILMCQLLVTMGVIALFIFHEPTKVFVRNNSYLFWIAFVVLFVCLIAMACCTELRRQTPVNFIFLAIFTCAQSFLLGVTASVYDASEVMIAVGITAAVCLGLTLFAFQTKFDFTVMGGALVAASMILLVFGILAIIFRSNIINMLYAAAGALIFSLYLVYDTQLMMGGKHKYSISPEEYIFAALNLYLDIVNIFLFILTIIGMSK; from the exons ATGGCACAG CCAGGTTACATGGGTCCAAACAGCTTTGGCGAAGATGCTTACCCAGGCACCTTCGACTTTACTGAACAGAGCATACGAAGAGGTTTTATTAGAAAA GTATATTCGATTCTGATGTGTCAACTTTTGGTAACGATGGGGGTCATTGCACTTTTCATCTTCCACGAACCCACAAAAGTCTTCGTCAGAAATAATTCGTACCTATT TTGGATAGCGTTCGTCGTTTTATTCGTATGTCTGATTGCCATGGCATGTTGCACGGAGCTGCGGCGGCAGACGCCGgtgaattttatattcttagcCATATTTACATGCGCACAAAGCTTCCTACTAGGAGTCACTGCTAGTGTCTACGATGCTTCTGAA GTAATGATAGCAGTTGGAATAACAGCTGCAGTATGTCTCGGATTGACGCTCTTCGCTTTCCAAACCAAATTCGACTTCACGGTAATGGGCGGAGCTCTAGTCGCGGCATCAATGATCCTACTTGTATTTG GTATTTTGGCAATCATATTCAGAAgcaacataataaatatgttatacgCCGCTGCGGGTGCGTTGATCTTCTCTCTCTATCTCGTGTACGACACGCAACTGATGATGGGAGGCAAGCACAAGTACAGCATCTCTCCAGAGGAATACATCTTCGCAGCTCTGAACCTCTACTTGGACATTGTCAACATTTTCCTCTTCATCCTCACAATTATCGGAATGTCGAAATAG
- the LOC113394269 gene encoding beta-alanine transporter, with the protein MDFDAILEDVGTFGKYQKLVIYFILLPAVIPCGFHAYAQLFMAADVKHWCRVPELEPLADLELSKNLSIPLELKNGQLEYSQCSMYNLNYSDIMIQYPDIDESRHLTDVIPCNNGWNFELNTYKDTVVTEWNLVCSKDFYPTLGLVLLAVGGIIGNYIFGYLQDTIGRKPSFFIYLTIECIFGVATAFAQNYYVWIVYRFGVGFTVPAIMATPYVLAIELVGPKCRTLCTILSNIAYSMGLIMLAGVVYLVRDWRHLALATTLPFITFFLYFWPMPESPRWLLARGQFEKAEIILKQMARMNGKSLPANYMVHLRRKYESDKLKQDLEKEKSRKYGILDLFRTPNLRKKTIIITFIWFTNTSVYVGLSYYAPVLGGDEFLNFFLAGVVELPTYMFLWPSMERLGRRWTLCMSMVVGGIACLTTFLVQHETNVTLALYCVGKMGISSAFVVLPLMASELYPTVVRGLGMSLSSVLGMLGPIFIPIVNYLGSDIMVLPLIIMGALLVAGGIASLLLPETLNQHLPQTLEDGERMGLDTEFCCSPPVKETKRPTEIEIQESHNQINCKDCNALCTCQMVNVSLNEGVTTIIDKNNDKVEYVVIK; encoded by the exons ATGGATTTCGACGCTATTCTTGAAGATGTTGGCACCTTCGGGAAGTATCAAAAACTTGTCATCTATTTCATCCTGTTGCCTGCGGTAATACCGTGTGGCTTCCATGCGTACGCGCAGCTCTTTATGGCAGCTGACGTAAAGCACTGGTGTAGAGTGCCGGAATTGGAACCTCTCGCTGATTTAGAGCTTAGTAAGAACTTAAG CATACCCCTAGAGCTTAAAAACGGCCAATTAGAGTACTCTCAATGCAGTATGTACAATTTAAACTACAGCGATATTATGATACAGTATCCCGATATAGATGAATCCCGTCATTTAACAGATGTTATACCCTGCAATAATGGATGGAATTTTGAACTCAACACTTACAAGGACACAGTTGTTACTGAG TGGAATCTAGTGTGCAGCAAAGATTTCTATCCAACACTCGGCTTGGTGCTTTTGGCTGTAGGAGGAATAattggaaattatatttttggctATCTTCAAGATACTATCGGAAGGAAACCTTCCTTCTTTATATACCTGACTATTGAGTGTATATTTGGAGTGGCAACGGCGTTCGCACAAAATTACTATGTCTGGATCGTCTATAGATTTGGCGTTGGCTTCACAGTGCCTGCTATAATGGCTACGCCATACGTTTTgg CAATTGAACTTGTAGGACCTAAATGCCGAACGCTCTGCACCATTCTGTCAAATATTGCATATTCCATGGGACTGATTATGTTGGCTGGTGTGGTCTACTTAGTTCGTGATTGGCGCCATTTAGCATTGGCGACCACACTCCCTTTCATCAccttttttctttacttttggCCGATGCCTGAAAGTCCCAGATGGCTCTTAGCTAGGGGTCAGTTTGAAAAAGCAGAAATTATTCTAAAACAAATGGCCAG AATGAACGGAAAATCTTTACCAGCAAATTACATGGTGCATTTAAGAAGAAAATATGAATCGGACAAACTAAAACAGGATTTGGAGAAAGAAAAGTCACGAAAATATGGAATTTTAGACCTATTCAGAACGCCTAATTTACGgaaaaaaacaatcattataacttttatttggtTCACCAACACTAGCGTTTACGTTGGTCTTTCTTATTATGCGCCAGTTTTAGGTGGAGATGAATTTTTGAACTTTTTCTTAGCTGGCGTTGTTGAACTACCCACTTACATGTTTCTGTGGCCTTCGATGGAAAGGTTAGGAAGACGATGGACCCTTTGCATGAGCATGGTAGTCGGAGGAATCGCGTGCTTAACTACCTTTTTAGTCCAACAtg AAACCAATGTAACTCTAGCGCTTTACTGTGTTGGTAAAATGGGGATATCTTCAGCGTTTGTCGTACTTCCTTTAATGGCATCGGAATTATATCCAACAGTCGTCAGAGGTCTCGGCATGAGCCTGAGTTCAGTCTTGGGGATGCTTGGCCCTATATTCATACCAATAGTTAACTATTTG GGTTCAGACATAATGGTTCTTCCGTTAATAATAATGGGCGCATTACTGGTTGCTGGTGGAATAGCAAGCTTACTTTTACCAGAAACTCTTAACCAGCATTTACCTCAGACTCTAGAGGACGGAGAAAGAATGGGTTTAGACACTGAATTCTGTTGCAGTCCTCCAGTAAAGGAGACCAAGCGTCCCACGGAAATAGAAATCCAAGAAAGTCATAATCAAATTAACTGTAAGGATTGTAATGCTTTATGTACTTGCCAAATGGTAAACGTATCTTTGAACGAAGGTGTGACTActattattgacaaaaataatgataaagttGAATAtgtggtaataaaataa
- the LOC113394225 gene encoding zinc finger CCCH domain-containing protein 15 homolog, with amino-acid sequence MPPKKAGNSASKKTEQKKKEKVIEDKTFGLKNKKGAKQQKFIQQVEKQVKSGGIHPAKPMEDKKKDKETKLKEQKELALLFKPVQTQKVEKGIDPKSVVCAFFKQGQCTKGDRCKFSHDLTIERKAEKRSLYVDMRDDDDDDNMDNWDEEKLKEVVEKKHAEDKQRPTTDIICKHFLEAVEKSKYGWFWECPSGSKCIYRHALPAGFVLKRDKKKMEEKKNEISLVDLIEKERAALGPNQTKITLETFLAWKKKKIKEKQEALTKAEEQKRNDFKAGRAVGLSGREMFSFDPALAADADDDDETFDLRNYDQDDDEQDVTEYRDIQLDLINMEASEVDDSGTKATEDRLHQNKKGLENGEATESNTDETSPDSGAVPINENLFLDEDLDEELQNLDLED; translated from the exons ATGCCTCCGAAAAAAGCTGGCAATTCTGCCAGTAAAAAGACTGAGCAGAAGAAAAAGGAAAAAGTCATTGAG GACAAAACATTtggattaaaaaacaaaaagggAGCCAAACAGCAAAAGTTTATTCAGCAAGTGGAAAAACAAGTCAAGAGTGGTGGCATACACCCTGCCAAGCCTATGGAAGATAAGAAAAAGGATAAGGAAACTAAACTTAAGGAACAGAAGGAATTAGCTTTGTTGTTCAAGCCAGTGCAAACACAGAAGGTTGAAAAAG gtATTGATCCCAAATCAGTGGTATGTGCTTTCTTCAAGCAAGGGCAATGTACTAAGGGTGATAGGTGCAAATTTTCCCATGACCTGACTATCGAAAGAAAG GCTGAGAAGAGGTCCTTGTATGTGGACATGagggatgatgatgatgatgacaataTGGACAATTGGGATGAAGAAAAGCTCAAAGAGGTTGTTGAAAAGAAACATGCGGAAGACAAACAACGCCCAACGACTGACATT ATCTGCAAACATTTCTTGGAAGCTGTCGAAAAATCTAAATATGGTTGGTTCTGGGAGTGCCCCTCGGGTTCGAAATGTATATACAGGCATGCACTGCCAGCTGGCTTCGTTTTGAAACGAGATAAAAAGAAAATGGAAGAGAAAAAGAATGAGATATCTCTTGTTGATTTAATAGAAAAGGAAAGGGCTGCCTTAGGCCCGAATCAAACTAAGATTACTCTAGAAACCTTCCTTGCCTGGAAGAAGAAGAAGATCAAAGAGAAACag GAAGCACTTACCAAAGCAGAGGAGCAAAAGAGAAACGATTTCAAGGCTGGCCGAGCTGTTGGGCTGTCTGGCCGAGAGATGTTCTCGTTCGATCCTGCGTTGGCAGCCGATGCGGATGACGATGATGAGACCTTCGATCTGCGCAACTACGATCAAGATGACGATGAACAAGATGTCACCGAGTACCGAGACATTCAGCTGGATCTCATTAACATGGAGGCCTCCGAA GTGGACGATTCAGGAACGAAAGCCACAGAGGATAGATTACATCAAAACAAAAAGGGTCTTGAAAACGGTGAGGCAACTGAAAGCAACACTGACGAGACATCTCCCGACTCTGGTGCGGTACCAATCAATGAGAACCTGTTCCTTGATGAAGATTTAGATGAAGAACTTCAGAATTTGGATTTGGAAGACTAG
- the LOC113394226 gene encoding phosphotriesterase-related protein, with translation MTYKIQTVLGDVTPEKLGITLPHEHLAMNFSHFYRKPPKILANIFDLNMTLETIGYIRQYPYSSQHNLFLNDRNANDAVLQDVELYRKCGGGCIVENTTEGLERDVEFYKRISKKTGVKIVAGTGYYIADMQSCDSLHATKENLYDHMLKELTEGYEDYHTVKAGFIGEIASVWPLRDFERKAILAAGEVQAQVGCGVSFHPHRVPEAPFEIIRLYLEAGGKVHKAVMSHLDRTLLDSEKLLEFSELGTYCQFDLFGTEVSFYQLNIDTDMPSDSQRLDMICKLLNEGKAERILMSHDIHTKHRLTSYGGHGYSHILTNIIPRMKSKGMSQEVIDNITIHNPAKWLEIQQ, from the exons atgacTTACAAAATACAGACAG tttTAGGAGATGTGACTCCTGAAAAGTTAGGCATAACTCTCCCTCATGAACACTTGGCTATGAACTTTTCACATTTTTATCGGAAACCTCCTAAGATTCTAGCCAATatatttgacttaaatatgactTTAGAAACTATTGGTTATATAAGACAGTATCCATATAGTTCTCAACACAATTTGTTTCTGAATGATAGAAATGCAAATGATGCTGTTTTGCAAGATGTAGAATTATATAGAAAGTGTGGCGGTG gATGCATAGTCGAAAACACCACAGAAGGCTTGGAAAGGGATGTTGAGTTTTATAAAAGGATTTCAAAGAAAACAGGTGTTAAAATTGTAGCTGGAACTGGTTACTATATAGCGGACATGCAAAGTTGTGATTCCCTGCATGCTACTAAAGAAAATTTGTATGACCATATGTTGAAAGAACTAACTGAAGGCTACGAAGACTACCATACTGTAAAGGCGGGTTTTATTGGAGAAATTGCAAGTGTTTGGCCATTGAGAG ATTTTGAGCGTAAAGCAATACTGGCAGCAGGTGAAGTTCAGGCTCAGGTTGGTTGCGGAGTTAGTTTTCATCCACATCGGGTACCCGAAGCACCATTTGAGATAATCAGACTTTACCTTGAGGCTGGGGGCAAAGTTCATAAGGCTGTCATGTCACATTTGgata GAACCTTACTAGATTCTGAAAAACTATTGGAGTTTTCTGAATTAGGAACATACTGCCAGTTTGATTTGTTTGGCACTGAAGTCTCTTTCTATCAATTGAATATTGATACAGATATGCCGTCTGATAGTCAGAGATTGGATATGATATGTAAGTTATTGAATGAAGGCAAGGCAGAAAGAATTCTTATGTCCCATGATATTCACACGAAACACAGACTA ACGTCATATGGTGGTCATGGATACAGTCACATACTGACAAACATTATTCCGAGGATGAAATCTAAGGGAATGTCACAAGAAGTTATagataacataacaatacataaTCCTGCAAAGTGGTTAGAAAT